In Bacteroides cellulosilyticus, the genomic stretch GTCCCATGACCGGAGTTGAAGCTGAATGGGATCCCGACAACGGACGCTACAAACTTTATACCCGTTATCGTAAGGAAATAGCCGGAGATGATATCGGCGCTTTTCTTACTTTCAACACGACGGAAGGTGAACAGATCGAAGTGCAAATGGGAGTTTCTTTTGTCAGCATCGAGAATGCCCGTCTGAATCTGGATACAGAGCAAAGTGGAAAGAATTTCAGTCAGGTATTGGCTGATGCCCGTATGCGTTGGAATGAAGATCTTTCGCGTATCCTTGTCGAAGGCGGAACGGAAGAACAGAAAACTGTCTTTTATACTGCTCTTTACCATACATTGATACATCCCAATATCCTGCAAGATGTCAATGGTCAGTATCCCGCTATGGAAAGTGATCAGATTCTGACAACAAAAGGAGACCGTTACACTGTTTTCTCGCTTTGGGATACGTATCGTAACGTTCACCAACTCCTTACGTTGGTTTATCCCGAACGTCAGTTACAAATGGTGCGTTCCATGCTTGATATGTATCGCGAACATGGTTGGCTGCCCAAATGGGAACTCTACGGGCGTGAAACGTTGACTATGGAGGGTGACCCGTCTATTCCTGTCATCGTTGATACCTGGTTGAAAGGTTTACGTGATTTTGATATTGATCTGGCTTATGAAGCTATGTATAAATCTGCCACTTTGCCCGGTGCCGAGAATTTGCTAAGGCCGGATAATGATGATTATATGTCATTGGGATATGTTCCTTTGCGTGAACAGTACGATAATTCAGTCTCTCATGCATTAGAGTATTATATTGCGGATTATTCTCTTTCCCTGCTGGCGGATGCATTGGGTAAACGGGCAGCGGAACAGGGTAAAAAAGCAGAAGCGCGGAAATATCAGGCTGATGCCCGTCTTTTTTATAACCGTTCATTGGGATATAAACACTACTATAGTAAGGAATTTGGTACTTTCCGTCCCATTCTGCCTGACGGTCAGTTCTATTCACCTTTCAATCCGAGACAGGGAGAGAATTTTGAACCGAATCCCGGTTTCCATGAAGGATGTGCCTGGAATTACAGTTTCTATGTTCCCCACGATGTGAAAGGGCTTGCCCGTCTTATGGGTGGACAGAAACCTTTCATTGAAAAACTTCAGCGTGTCTTTGATGATGGTCTCTATGATCCTGCCAATGAACCCGACATTGCCTATGCTCATCTCTTTTCTTATTTCAAGGGTGAAGAATGGCGTACGCAAAAGGAGACTCAACGGCTTTTGCAGAAGTATTTTAAAAATGCTC encodes the following:
- a CDS encoding GH92 family glycosyl hydrolase — its product is MKRILLAYTLSALCLLPAFAGGGEGSLPISYVNPFIGTTNFGTTNPGAVCPNGMMSVVPFNVMGSEDNKYDKDARWWSTPYEYHNCFFTGYSHVNLSGVGCPELGSLLLMPITGELSVDYKEYGSRYKDEQASPGYYSNFLTRYNVKTEVSATPRTGVSRFTFPAGQSHVLLNLGEGLTNETGAFLKQVSDTEFEGMKLLGTFCYNPQAVFPIYFVMRVNKQPASGGYWKKQRPMTGVEAEWDPDNGRYKLYTRYRKEIAGDDIGAFLTFNTTEGEQIEVQMGVSFVSIENARLNLDTEQSGKNFSQVLADARMRWNEDLSRILVEGGTEEQKTVFYTALYHTLIHPNILQDVNGQYPAMESDQILTTKGDRYTVFSLWDTYRNVHQLLTLVYPERQLQMVRSMLDMYREHGWLPKWELYGRETLTMEGDPSIPVIVDTWLKGLRDFDIDLAYEAMYKSATLPGAENLLRPDNDDYMSLGYVPLREQYDNSVSHALEYYIADYSLSLLADALGKRAAEQGKKAEARKYQADARLFYNRSLGYKHYYSKEFGTFRPILPDGQFYSPFNPRQGENFEPNPGFHEGCAWNYSFYVPHDVKGLARLMGGQKPFIEKLQRVFDDGLYDPANEPDIAYAHLFSYFKGEEWRTQKETQRLLQKYFKNAPDGIPGNDDTGTMSTWAIFNMIGFYPDCPGDPYYTLTTPVFDKVVIRLDPDTWGSDKLVIETERPSTESLYIREMELGGKKLSRYRISHEELVKGGALRFILR